In a single window of the Raphanus sativus cultivar WK10039 chromosome 9, ASM80110v3, whole genome shotgun sequence genome:
- the LOC108828168 gene encoding leucine-rich repeat receptor-like serine/threonine-protein kinase RGI4, with amino-acid sequence MGFFASQSQRTSLSPYHFSSSSSLSFSSSSPMPRNHRFSFFLFLFLNSSVFFFIPCFSVNDQGQALLSWKSQLNISGDALSSWNAAESNPCKWVGIRCNARGQVSEIQLQVTDFQGPLPATNLLQLKSLTSLRLTSVNLTGFIPKELGDLPELEVLDLADNSLSGEIPVEIFKLKKLKTLSLNTNNLEGAIPSELGNLTNLVELTLFDNKLAGEIPKSIGELKNLQTFRAGGNKNLRGELPWEIGNCESLVTLGLAETSLSGKLPASIGNLKHVQTIALYTSLFSGPIPDEIGNCTELQNLYLYQNSISRSIPTTLGGLKNLQSLLLWQNNLVGKIPVELGNCPDLFLIDLSENLLTGNIPRSFGNLPNLQELQLSVNQLSGTIPEELANCTKLTHLEIDNNRISGEIPQLKLTSLTMFFAWSNQLTGKIPESLSQCEELQAIDLSYNALSGSIPNGIFDLRNLTKLLLLSNSLSGSVPPEIGNCTSLYRLRLNGNRLAGNIPSEIGNLKNLNFIDISENRLAGNIPPAISGCESLEFLDLHSNGLTGSLPGTLPKSLQFIDFSDNSLTGSLPSGIGSLTELTKLNLAKNRLSGSIPREISSCRSLQLLNLGDNGFTGDIPDELGRIPSLAISLNLSCNSFSGVIPSRFSSLVNLGTLDVSHNKLAGNLNALADLQNLVSLNISFNEFSGELPNTLFFRKLPLSVLESNRGLFISTRPDTEIQTRRHRSAVKLAMSILVAASVVLVLMAVYTLVKAQRVAGKQNEELDTWEVTLYQKLDFSIDDIVKNLTSANVIGTGSSGVVYRVTIPSGETLAVKKMWSKEETGAFNSEINTLGLIRHRNIIRLLGWCSNKNLKLLFYDYLPNGSLSSLLHGAGKGRGGADWEARYDVVLGVAHALAYLHHDCLPPILHGDVKAMNVLLGSRFEPFLADFGLAKTVSCEENNDVDSSKSSNRPPLAGSYGYMAPEHASMQRITEKSDVYSFGVVLLEVLTGKHPLDPDLPGGAHLVQWVRDHLAKKKAPGEILDPRLRGRADPIMHEMLQTLAVAFLCVSNKAADRPMMKDIVAMLKEIRQLDVGRSDNDMLKGGKCEKWQPQPLPPEKFVTPRGSSNCSFAFSDESV; translated from the exons ATGGGGTTCTTCGCTTCACAATCCCAACGcacttctctctctccttaccacttctcctcctcctcctccctctctttctcttcttcttcaccaatgCCACGTAACCATAGATtcagcttcttcctctttctttttttaaactcctctgttttcttcttcatccccTGTTTCTCTGTAAACGATCAAGGCCAAGCTCTGCTCTCATGGAAATCTCAGCTAAACATCTCCGGAGACGCCTTATCTTCTTGGAACGCCGCGGAATCGAATCCTTGCAAATGGGTCGGAATCAGATGCAACGCGAGAGGCCAAGTCTCGGAGATACAGCTCCAAGTCACGGACTTTCAAGGTCCTTTACCCGCCACGAATCTCTTGCAGCTAAAGTCTCTGACTTCACTCAGATTAACCTCCGTGAATCTCACCGGTTTCATCCCTAAGGAGCTCGGAGACTTACCGGAGCTCGAAGTCCTCGATTTGGCCGATAACTCTCTCTCCGGTGAAATCCCTGTCGAAATCTTCAAGCTCAAGAAACTCAAGACTCTGTCTCTCAACACCAACAACCTCGAAGGTGCGATTCCTTCGGAGCTGGGGAACCTCACTAACCTCGTCGAGCTCACTCTCTTCGACAACAAACTCGCCGGAGAGATTCCGAAGAGCATCGGAGAGCTCAAGAATCTACAAACCTTCCGCGCGGGCGGGAACAAGAATCTAAGAGGAGAGCTTCCTTGGGAGATTGGTAACTGCGAGAGCCTCGTGACGTTAGGTCTCGCCGAGACTAGTCTCTCCGGTAAACTCCCGGCTTCGATAGGAAACCTGAAACACGTTCAGACAATAGCTCTGTACACGTCACTCTTCTCCGGTCCAATCCCCGATGAGATTGGGAACTGCACGGAGCTTCAAAACCTCTACTTGTACCAAAACTCGATCTCCCGTTCGATTCCGACAACACTAGGTGGTCTCAAGAACCTTCAAAGCCTTCTCTTATGGCAAAACAACCTCGTCGGAAAAATCCCCGTCGAGCTCGGGAACTGTCCGGACCTTTTCCTCATCGACTTATCCGAAAACCTCCTCACCGGAAACATCCCGAGAAGCTTCGGAAACCTCCCCAATCTCCAGGAGCTTCAGCTCAGCGTTAACCAGCTCTCCGGTACGATCCCCGAAGAGCTAGCGAACTGCACGAAGCTGACGCATTTAGAGATCGACAACAACCGAATCTCCGGGGAGATTCCGCAGTTGAAACTAACGAGCCTGACGATGTTCTTCGCGTGGTCGAACCAGTTAACCGGGAAAATACCGGAGAGTCTTTCTCAATGCGAAGAGCTTCAAGCCATCGATCTCTCTTACAACGCTCTCTCCGGTTCGATTCCCAACGGAATCTTCGATCTACGTAACCTCACGAAGCTTCTTCTCCTCTCTAACAGCTTGTCTGGATCCGTACCACCGGAGATTGGAAACTGCACGAGTCTCTACCGGCTAAGGCTCAACGGAAACAGACTCGCGGGGAATATTCCGTCCGAGATTGGGAATctgaaaaatttaaactttatcgATATAAGCGAGAATCGTCTCGCGGGTAACATTCCACCGGCTATCTCCGGTTGCGAAAGCCTTGAGTTTCTCGATCTTCACTCCAACGGTTTAACCGGTTCGTTACCCGGTACGCTTCCCAAGAGTTTGCAGTTCATCGACTTCTCAGATAACTCACTAACCGGTTCTCTACCATCCGGTATCGGTTCTTTAACCGAACTCACAAAACTCAACCTCGCGAAGAATCGTCTCTCCGGTTCGATCCCGAGAGAGATCTCTTCTTGCCGGAGCCTCCAGCTTCTCAACCTCGGCGACAACGGATTCACCGGAGACATCCCAGACGAGCTAGGCCGCATCCCGTCCCTCGCGATATCTCTGAACCTGAGCTGCAACTCCTTCTCCGGCGTAATCCCGTCGAGGTTCTCCAGCCTCGTCAATCTCGGAACCCTAGACGTCTCTCACAACAAACTCGCCGGAAACCTCAACGCCTTGGCTGATCTTCAGAACCTCGTCTCGCTCAACATCTCCTTCAACGAATTCTCCGGGGAGCTGCCGAACACTCTGTTTTTCCGGAAACTCCCGCTCTCTGTTCTCGAATCGAACAGAGGACTCTTCATCTCGACCCGACCCGATACCGAGATCCAAACCCGACGACACCGCTCCGCCGTTAAACTAGCCATGTCGATCCTCGTCGCAGCGAGCGTCGTCCTCGTTCTCATGGCGGTTTACACTCTCGTCAAAGCGCAGCGAGTCGCCGGGAAACAAAACGAGGAGTTGGACACGTGGGAAGTGACTCTGTATCAGAAACTCGACTTCTCCATCGACGACATCGTCAAGAACTTGACTTCGGCTAACGTGATCGGAACCGGAAGCTCCGGGGTGGTTTACAGAGTGACGATCCCGTCGGGAGAAACTCTGGCGGTGAAGAAGATGTGGTCGAAGGAAGAGACCGGAGCATTTAACTCGGAGATCAACACGCTCGGTTTGATCCGACATCGGAATATAATACGTCTCTTGGGTTGGTGTTCGAATAAGAATCTGAAACTCTTGTTCTACGATTATCTCCCCAACGGAAGTCTAAGCTCTCTGCTTCACGGCGCCGGTAAAGGGAGAGGAGGAGCTGATTGGGAGGCACGATACGATGTCGTTTTGGGAGTTGCGCATGCACTCGCTTATCTCCACCATGATTGCCTCCCTCCGATTCTACACGGCGACGTTAAAGCTATGAATGTCTTATTAGGTTCCCGGTTCGAACCGTTCTTAGCCGATTTCGGTTTAGCCAAAACCGTCTCATGTGAAGAAAATAACGATGTAGATTCATCAAAATCAAGTAACCGGCCTCCGTTGGCTGGCTCTTACGGTTACATGGCTCCAG AACATGCATCGATGCAACGTATAACCGAAAAGAGCGATGTGTATAGTTTTGGAGTGGTGCTATTGGAAGTGTTAACGGGAAAGCATCCACTGGATCCGGATCTACCAGGAGGTGCACATTTGGTTCAATGGGTGAGAGATCATCTAGCCAAGAAAAAGGCTCCAGGAGAAATCCTCGACCCAAGGCTCCGTGGACGAGCCGATCCAATAATGCATGAGATGCTCCAAACGTTAGCGGTCGCATTCCTCTGCGTCAGCAATAAGGCAGCTGATAGGCCTATGATGAAAGATATTGTGGCAATGCTTAAAGAGATTAGGCAGCTTGACGTGGGACGATCTGACAACGATATGTTAAAAGGCGGAAAATGTGAAAAATGGCAGCCACAGCCGCTACCGCCGGAGAAGTTTGTCACTCCTCGTGGTTCATCTAATTGTTCGTTTGCGTTTTCGGATGAATCCGTATAG
- the LOC108823904 gene encoding uridine kinase-like protein 4: MGSTPKSVVDMIEASSKVHYSGFHMNGHINGVEPSALQGTTSASAISSDIQRQPFVIGVAGGAASGKTSVCDMIIQQLHDQRVVLVNQDSFYHSLTEEELARVHEYNFDHPDAFDTDHLLSCMEKLRQGQAVDIPKYDFKTYKSSVSRRVNPSDVILLEGILLFHDPRVRGLMNMKIFVDTDADVRLARRIKRDTSQNDRDIGTVLDQYSKFVKPAFDDFILPTKKYADIIIPRGGDNHVAIDLIVQHICTKLGQHDLCKIYPNLYVIQSTFQIRGMHTLIRDSQTTKHDFVFYSDRLIRLVVEHGLGHLPFTEMQVITPTGSVYSGVDFCKRLCGVSVIRSGESMENALRACCKGIKIGKILIHREGDNGQQLVYEKLPNDISERHVLLLDPILGTGNSAVQAINLLISKGVPEGNIIFLNLISAPQGVHVVCKKFPRLKIVTSEIEHGLNEEFRVIPGMGEFGDRYFGTDDD, translated from the exons ATGGGTTCTACTCCTAAGTCAGTTGTTGACATGATCGAAGCTTCCTCCAAGGTTCATTACTCTGGTTTCCACATGAACGGTCACATCAATGGAGTTGAACCAAGTGCGTTACAGGGAACCACCTCTGCTTCTGCTATATCATCAGACATTCAAAGGCAGCCTTTTGTGATTG GTGTTGCTGGAGGCGCAGCATCCGGAAAGACATCTGTTTGTGATATGATTATTCAGCAATTGCATGATCAGCGTGTTGTTCTTGTTAACCAG GACTCGTTCTACCACAGTTTGACTGAAGAAGAACTTGCTAGGGTTCATGAGTACAACTTTGATCATCCAG ACGCATTTGACACGGACCATTTGTTGTCTTGCATGGAGAAACTGAGGCAAGGACAAGCGGTGGATATTCCAAAATACGACTTCAAGACTTACAAAAGCAGCGTTTCTAGAAGG GTAAACCCTTCGGATGTAATATTACTTGAAGGGATACTTCTGTTCCATGATCCACGAGTCCGAGGATTGATGAACATGAAGATCTTTGTGGATACAG ATGCTGATGTACGCTTGGCAAGAAGGATAAAACGAGATACTTCTCAAAATGATAGAGATATTGGCACAGTACTCGACCAG TACTCAAAGTTTGTGAAGCCTGCTTTTGATGACTTCATTCTTCCAACGAAGAAGTATGCAGACATCATCATTCCTCGTGGTGGGGATAATCACGTAGCGATTGACTTAATCGTGCAACATATTTGCACCAAGCTGGGCCAGCATGATCTCTGTAAAATATACCCTAATCTATATGTCATACAATCAACATTTCAG ATACGAGGGATGCACACACTTATACGTGATTCCCAGACAACCAAACatgattttgtcttttattCTGATCGATTGATCCGATTG GTTGTAGAGCATGGACTTGGACATCTGCCTTTTACTGAAATGCAGGTCATCACTCCCACCG GCTCTGTATATTCGGGTGTGGATTTCTGTAAACGGTTATGTGGTGTCTCTGTGATTAGGAG TGGTGAGAGCATGGAGAATGCGTTGCGGGCATGTTGCAAAGGTATCAAAATAGGGAAGATCCTAATTCACAGGGAAGGCGACAACGGTCAACAG CTTGTTTATGAGAAACTGCCTAATGATATCTCGGAAAGGCATGTCCTCTTACTCGATCCTATCCTCGGCACAG gaaacTCAGCAGTTCAAGCTATCAATCTTCTTATAAGCAAAGGTGTACCTGAAGGAAACATCATATTTCTAAACCTTATAAGC GCGCCTCAAGGTGTTCATGTGGTGTGCAAGAAGTTTCCAAGATTAAAGATAGTTACATCAGAGATTGAACACGGTCTTAACGAAGAGTTCCGTGTCATTCCCGGTATGGGTGAATTTGGAGACCGTTATTTCGGTACCGACGATGATTAG
- the LOC108824656 gene encoding uncharacterized protein LOC108824656 encodes MDNPPTDAPHPLKRNSTDVGWEFGVLCNPKNVDKVKCKLCGKEFSGGIYRMKEHIAHVKGNVSPCPVSSKADQEKCKKAILDAKEKKNLKRKHDQELRAEVNINRGSNTEELENELGTLKSPHFQGPIDQYATSINPEASLAAQTRQQSIHDAISKDKTHAVRQYCARWMYEANVPFNAIDNDSFKMFCEALGKFGPGWVPPSQYQLREPLLIEEQKRTKEKLKSLEEEWEKEGCSVMTDAWSDMKRRSIMNLCVNSRGGTCFLSSKDTSKDSHTGEYIFNYIDQWIEDIGAAKVVQVVTDNATNNVAAAKMLKQKRPNIFWTGCAAHTIDLMLEGISKLPGIAKIIDQAKAVTIFIYAHHKTLSMMRTSTKNRDIVRPGATRFATCFLTMQSLYDKKAQLMSMFGSDEWHSCKHSKCLKGKTTFDTIMSQGFWTSVNVVLKIFNPLVKVLRLADGEKVPSLGFIYGEILEAKNSIKEASNHLEKNYQPIFRIIDEKMKDRLDTPLHVAAYMTG; translated from the coding sequence ATGGACAATCCACCAACAGATGCACCTCATCCTCTGAAGCGAAATTCAACTGATGTGGGATGGGAATTTGGAGTCTTATGCAATCCAAAAAATGTGGACAAGGTCAAATGCAAGTTGTGTGGAAAAGAATTCTCTGGTGGTATTTATAGAATGAAAGAACACATTGCTCATGTGAAAGGGAATGTCTCACCCTGTCCTGTATCATCTAAAGCTGATCAAGAGAAGTGTAAGAAGGCTATTCTTGAtgcaaaagagaagaagaatttGAAAAGGAAACATGATCAAGAATTAAGGGCAGAGGTGAACATAAACAGGGGCAGCAACACTGAGGAACTGGAAAACGAGTTGGGAACTCTTAAAAGTCCTCACTTCCAAGGTCCTATTGATCAGTATGCGACCTCCATCAACCCTGAAGCTTCTTTGGCTGCACAAACACGACAACAAAGCATCCATGATGCCATATCTAAGGATAAGACACATGCTGTCCGTCAATACTGTGCTAGATGGATGTATGAGGCAAATGTTCCCTTCAATGCCATTGACAATGACAGTTTCAAGATGTTTTGTGAAGCGTTGGGAAAGTTTGGACCTGGTTGGGTGCCTCCAAGTCAGTATCAGCTTAGAGAACCACTATTAATTGAGGAACAGAAAAGGACCAAGGAGAAGTTGAAGAGTCTAGAAGAAGAATGGGAAAAAGAAGGTTGCTCAGTGATGACAGATGCATGGAGTGATATGAAAAGAAGAAGCATAATGAATTTGTGTGTCAACTCAAGGGGAGGTACATGTTTTCTTTCATCAAAAGACACCTCTAAAGATTCTCATACTGGTGAGTACATCTTCAACTACATTGACCAGTGGATTGAAGATATAGGAGCTGCAAAGGTAGTGCAAGTGGTCACTGATAATGCTACAAACAACGTGGCAGCTGCAAAGATGCTAAAACAAAAGAGACCAAATATATTTTGGACAGGTTGTGCTGCACACACTATAGATTTGATGCTCGAGGGAATTTCTAAGCTTCCGGGAATTGCAAAGATAATTGACCAAGCAAAAGCTGTTACGATCTTCATATATGCTCATCATAAAACACTGTCCATGATGAGAACGTCTACAAAGAACAGAGATATCGTAAGACCAGGAGCAACAAGGTTTGCAACTTGTTTCTTGACTATGCAAAGCCTATACGACAAGAAGGCACAACTGATGAGCATGTTTGGCAGTGATGAATGGCATAGTTGTAAGCATTCGAAGTGTCTGAAGGGCAAGACAACATTTGACACGATTATGAGTCAAGGGTTTTGGACTAGTGTGAATGTTGTCTTGAAGATCTTCAACCCTCTGGTGAAGGTTCTAAGGCTGGCTGATGGGGAGAAAGTACCTTCTCTTGGATTCATTTATGGTGAGATTTTGGAAGCTAAGAATTCTATCAAAGAAGCTTCAAATCATTTGGAGAAAAACTACCAGCCTATTTTTCGAATCATTGATGAGAAAATGAAAGATAGGTTAGATACTCCTTTGCATGTGGCTGCCTACATGACAGGTTAG
- the LOC108826209 gene encoding NDR1/HIN1-like protein 10: MSNHPTTPQSQPPETPPWDTPSSRWFSPISTPWRTTPRSRQSTPTPTTPTPLTEVIVSKSPLSQKSPATPTHDGIESEPLNDTMNLLRLRTHPRTNPWIWCGAALCFIFSILVIIFGIATLVLFLALRPRTPVFDISNAKLNTIYFESPVYFNGDMLLLLNFTNPNKKLGVRFDHLTVELWFSDKKIATQGVLPFKQGNGKTRLEPIRLISNLVFLPVNHLVELRRQVMTNQINYEIRSLFRVRAVLGIIHYSYWLHGSCQLQLASPPTGGLISRNCTTKKW; the protein is encoded by the coding sequence ATGTCCAATCATCCTACAACACCTCAATCACAACCACCCGAAACCCCTCCATGGGACACTCCATCATCCAGATGGTTCAGTCCAATCAGCACACCATGGAGAACAACACCAAGAAGCAGACAATCAACTCCAACTCCAACAACACCAACACCTCTTACCGAAGTGATCGTCTCCAAATCACCTTTGTCTCAGAAGAGCCCCGCGACGCCAACACATGATGGTATTGAATCAGAGCCTTTAAACGATACAATGAATCTCTTGCGGCTGAGAACTCATCCCCGGACGAATCCATGGATATGGTGTGGTGCAGCTTTATGTTTTATCTTCAGCATACTTGTAATAATATTTGGTATTGCTACTTTGGTTCTTTTTCTCGCCCTCAGACCGAGAACCCCTGTTTTCGACATCTCCAATGCAAAGCTCAACACGATCTACTTCGAGTCACCGGTGTATTTCAACGGTGATATGTTGTTGCTCCTGAATTTCACCAACCCGAACAAGAAACTAGGTGTGAGGTTTGATCATCTTACCGTGGAGCTCTGGTTCTCCGACAAAAAGATCGCCACGCAAGGTGTCTTGCCGTTTAAGCAAGGAAACGGGAAGACAAGGCTAGAACCGATCCGGCTGATCTCAAACCTGGTCTTCCTGCCTGTAAATCACTTAGTGGAGCTGAGAAGACAGGTCATGACTAACCAGATCAACTACGAAATCAGAAGCCTCTTCAGAGTGAGAGCTGTTCTTGGGATCATTCATTATTCTTATTGGCTGCATGGGAGTTGCCAGCTTCAGTTGGCCAGTCCACCAACCGGGGGCTTAATTTCTCGTAACTGCACTACAAAAAAATGGTGA
- the LOC130499626 gene encoding defensin-like protein 71 gives MNIRKTFVIFFLVVVLATSLLSNSNVLASPVINNRVGYTHCIQICTSYWADQGCRAECRKRGYSEGACIGHAPRFDCCCKK, from the exons atgaatatCAGAAAGACTTTCGTGATATTTTTTCTTGTTGTTGTATTAGCAACATCGTTGTTGTCCAACTCCAATGTTTTAGCTTCACCGG TTATCAATAACAGGGTTGGATATACTCACTGCATACAAATTTGTACAAGCTATTGGGCAGACCAGGGATGCCGAGCTGAGTGCAGAAAGAGAGGTTACTCAGAAGGGGCGTGTATAGGTCATGCCCCACGATTTGATTGTTGTtgtaaaaaatga